The following proteins are co-located in the uncultured Tolumonas sp. genome:
- a CDS encoding putative zinc-binding protein, with protein MSKLDQTLPLVYSCSGCSSAAQMANYLAIQLDRQGDAEMSCIAGVGGNVKQLVRIACSERSIIALDGCPLQCVKSCLEMHNITPTQHVLLNTYGVKKRQRTDFDLDEADVLLKKITEMAQYLKNKNEEKI; from the coding sequence ATGAGCAAACTTGATCAAACCTTACCTTTAGTATATTCCTGTTCTGGCTGTTCAAGTGCAGCCCAAATGGCCAACTATTTAGCTATTCAGTTAGACCGGCAAGGTGATGCAGAGATGTCATGTATCGCGGGTGTCGGCGGAAATGTAAAACAATTGGTACGTATAGCTTGTTCTGAGCGTTCAATTATCGCTCTTGACGGGTGCCCACTACAATGTGTCAAAAGTTGTCTGGAGATGCATAACATTACCCCTACTCAACATGTGTTATTGAACACATATGGAGTAAAAAAACGGCAACGTACTGATTTTGATTTAGATGAGGCAGATGTATTACTTAAGAAAATAACTGAAATGGCTCAATACTTAAAAAATAAAAACGAAGAGAAAATCTAG
- the lapB gene encoding lipopolysaccharide assembly protein LapB, which yields MLELLFLLLPVAVAYGWYMGRRSVRIDEERKSSQRSRNYAAGINFLLSEQPDKAVDLFIDLLQVDTDTIDTHLALGNLFRQRGEVDRAIRIHQNLVARCLDSTEQQNLSMLELARDFVAAGLLDRAENVLHSLLKDDELADDARKMLLQIYEQLNEWQKAIDIAEKLSGKNHHRIVAHYYCQLAESDLLLQDFKSASSRLKRALKADQQCVRAQILLAQVYIKLQQYDAAIKHIDQIPELSSSFASEAWKLLQQCKSHIDARNLASILVRWLEHTQNTTVALALADSIQAGEGVTEAENFILRHIKRNPTMKGFHRLMTYQLEAMHDEKAAESITLLKSLVEKQIAVKPIYRCEHCGFSSKVIFWHCPSCKQWGSISPIQGLDGD from the coding sequence ATGCTGGAGTTACTCTTCCTGCTTTTGCCAGTTGCTGTGGCTTATGGCTGGTATATGGGAAGAAGAAGCGTTCGTATTGATGAAGAACGTAAGAGTTCTCAGCGCTCCCGAAATTATGCAGCTGGAATTAACTTTCTACTCTCTGAACAGCCCGATAAGGCTGTCGATCTGTTTATCGATCTATTACAGGTAGATACTGACACAATCGATACACATCTTGCTTTGGGCAATTTATTCCGTCAGCGGGGTGAGGTGGATCGTGCTATCCGTATTCATCAAAATTTGGTGGCTCGCTGTCTTGATTCAACTGAGCAGCAGAATTTATCAATGCTGGAATTAGCTCGTGATTTTGTCGCCGCCGGGTTATTAGATCGTGCTGAAAATGTTCTTCATAGTTTATTAAAAGATGATGAATTGGCGGATGATGCCAGGAAAATGTTGTTACAGATTTATGAACAACTCAATGAATGGCAAAAAGCGATTGATATTGCAGAAAAATTATCCGGTAAAAACCATCACCGGATTGTAGCTCATTATTACTGTCAGTTAGCGGAGTCTGATTTACTTCTACAGGATTTTAAATCAGCATCTTCACGACTGAAGCGCGCGCTAAAAGCAGATCAACAATGCGTTCGAGCACAAATACTACTCGCGCAAGTATATATAAAACTGCAGCAATACGATGCAGCGATTAAACATATAGATCAAATTCCAGAGTTATCCTCATCATTTGCTAGCGAAGCATGGAAATTATTACAGCAGTGTAAATCCCATATTGATGCACGTAATTTAGCTTCAATTTTAGTCCGTTGGCTGGAACATACGCAAAATACAACTGTCGCGCTGGCTCTTGCTGATTCTATTCAAGCCGGAGAAGGCGTGACCGAGGCAGAAAATTTTATTCTGCGGCATATTAAAAGAAACCCTACGATGAAAGGGTTCCATCGGCTCATGACCTATCAATTAGAAGCAATGCATGATGAAAAAGCAGCAGAAAGCATTACTTTACTGAAATCTTTGGTTGAAAAACAAATAGCAGTAAAACCAATTTATCGTTGTGAGCATTGCGGGTTTTCCAGCAAAGTCATATTTTGGCATTGTCCGTCATGTAAGCAATGGGGAAGTATTTCGCCTATCCAAGGGTTGGATGGTGATTAA
- a CDS encoding integration host factor subunit beta, whose product MTKSDLIERLSSSQQHLAAKDVEAAVREILECMAATLESGNRIEIRGFGSFSLHYRAPRVGRNPKTGEKVELLAKSVPHFKPGKELRERVNSL is encoded by the coding sequence ATGACGAAATCTGATCTTATTGAGCGTCTTTCTTCTAGTCAGCAACATCTTGCCGCTAAGGATGTTGAGGCTGCAGTCCGGGAAATACTGGAGTGTATGGCTGCGACTCTTGAAAGTGGTAATCGCATTGAAATTCGCGGGTTTGGCAGTTTTTCTCTACATTATAGAGCTCCCAGAGTAGGTCGCAATCCTAAAACTGGAGAGAAAGTTGAGCTTTTGGCCAAAAGCGTACCTCATTTCAAACCCGGCAAAGAGTTAAGAGAACGCGTAAACTCTTTGTAA
- a CDS encoding GNAT family protein produces MVSEKITFPITTSRLIIRPYTAGDITEQVDAIIESVTTVGRWLPWCNSTYSVKDAAEWFVICEQSIAANLSYDLGIFYKSSGELVGSIAINEIRANHKLGNIGYWVRKTAQGKGIAAEAVEAIAEFGFNLLGLVRLEIIAGVDNKASRRVAEKVNATCEGLARNRIILDKQPIDAIVYSLIPSDLRHSV; encoded by the coding sequence ATGGTTTCTGAAAAAATAACGTTTCCCATTACAACATCTAGACTCATTATTCGTCCCTATACTGCTGGTGACATTACTGAACAGGTTGATGCCATCATTGAGTCTGTAACAACTGTTGGTCGCTGGTTACCTTGGTGCAATTCAACATATTCAGTGAAGGATGCTGCCGAGTGGTTTGTTATTTGTGAACAATCGATAGCTGCCAACCTTTCTTATGACCTTGGCATTTTTTATAAATCCTCTGGCGAACTTGTCGGCAGCATTGCAATTAACGAAATTAGAGCAAATCATAAACTCGGTAATATTGGTTATTGGGTACGAAAGACCGCACAAGGTAAAGGTATTGCTGCGGAAGCCGTCGAAGCCATTGCTGAATTCGGTTTTAATCTATTAGGTTTGGTGAGGCTTGAAATTATTGCAGGTGTTGATAATAAAGCCAGTCGCCGAGTGGCAGAAAAAGTGAATGCAACTTGTGAAGGGTTAGCCAGAAACCGCATCATTCTTGATAAACAGCCGATTGATGCCATAGTTTACTCTTTGATACCGTCTGATTTACGGCACAGTGTTTGA
- a CDS encoding DUF4440 domain-containing protein, whose protein sequence is MNRHPIALQIQKADKAIVAEDFDTLMDIYTHDAILVVMPGVNAVGKDEILKAFKKIGVYFKHGLQVKQNGMKVLESGNTALVLANTVVSGPNYPATERKATYVFTRSAEGIWLCSIDNSYGHEVINAKL, encoded by the coding sequence ATGAATCGTCACCCTATTGCGTTGCAAATTCAAAAAGCAGATAAAGCGATTGTGGCTGAAGATTTTGATACGCTAATGGATATATATACCCACGATGCCATTTTAGTTGTTATGCCTGGGGTCAATGCCGTGGGCAAAGATGAAATCCTTAAGGCCTTCAAAAAAATTGGGGTTTATTTTAAACACGGGCTGCAGGTCAAGCAGAATGGAATGAAAGTTCTCGAATCTGGAAATACCGCACTAGTTTTAGCAAACACCGTCGTTTCTGGCCCCAATTATCCGGCTACTGAACGCAAAGCGACTTACGTCTTTACTCGTTCCGCTGAAGGCATTTGGCTATGTTCGATAGATAATTCTTATGGCCATGAGGTGATCAACGCTAAGTTATAA
- a CDS encoding lipopolysaccharide assembly protein LapA domain-containing protein, with protein sequence MKFVKSILYFIAILSLAMFLVTLGSVNGQQIHVNLLIAQNDFSLPTLLVAAFFSGFLVALCALGFGYIVAKLKLRKLQSHISRLTSQVNSPAKE encoded by the coding sequence ATGAAATTTGTGAAATCCATATTGTATTTCATAGCCATTTTGTCGTTGGCTATGTTTTTGGTGACGCTAGGTTCGGTAAATGGTCAGCAAATCCATGTCAATTTATTGATTGCTCAAAATGACTTCAGTTTGCCTACATTGCTTGTTGCTGCATTCTTTTCAGGCTTCTTGGTTGCATTATGTGCCCTGGGGTTTGGATATATTGTTGCCAAATTAAAACTGCGTAAACTACAGAGTCATATTTCACGCCTTACATCTCAAGTTAATTCACCTGCTAAGGAATAG
- the pyrF gene encoding orotidine-5'-phosphate decarboxylase codes for MKDPKVIVALDFAKKEDALSFVDQVTPSDCRLKIGKEMFTYYGPQFVEQLVKKGFDVFLDLKFHDIPTTVAKAVKASVEMGVWMVNVHASGGRKMMEAAREVLIPYGDKAPLLIAVTVLTSMEQCDLADIGLDISPFEQVLRLATLTKEAGLDGVVCSAQEASALKSTLGHEFKLITPGIRLVANTKTDDQSRVMTPIDAINAGADYLVIGRPVTQAADPLAVLRQINSTLA; via the coding sequence ATGAAAGACCCTAAAGTTATCGTTGCACTTGATTTCGCAAAAAAAGAAGATGCTTTATCTTTTGTCGATCAAGTAACCCCTTCTGATTGTCGGCTAAAAATAGGTAAAGAAATGTTTACCTATTATGGGCCGCAATTTGTTGAACAACTGGTGAAAAAGGGATTCGATGTATTCTTGGATCTAAAATTTCATGATATTCCAACCACAGTAGCAAAAGCGGTCAAAGCCAGTGTTGAAATGGGGGTTTGGATGGTAAATGTCCATGCATCGGGTGGTCGTAAAATGATGGAGGCTGCCCGTGAGGTATTAATTCCTTACGGTGATAAAGCACCATTGTTGATCGCTGTGACCGTATTGACCAGCATGGAACAATGCGATTTAGCGGATATTGGACTTGATATCTCACCATTTGAACAAGTATTAAGATTAGCTACTCTTACGAAAGAAGCTGGCTTAGATGGTGTGGTATGTTCAGCACAAGAGGCTTCGGCATTGAAGTCTACATTGGGCCATGAGTTTAAACTAATCACGCCAGGTATTCGTTTAGTTGCAAATACTAAAACGGATGACCAAAGTAGAGTAATGACGCCGATTGATGCGATAAACGCAGGGGCGGATTATTTAGTTATAGGCCGACCTGTTACACAAGCAGCCGATCCTTTGGCGGTATTGCGGCAAATAAATAGCACTTTAGCGTAA
- a CDS encoding cupin domain-containing protein → MHNQQATPETKGVTVQLLNTVDLGPEIEGMNGRQLRMRMVTIEPGGVFGPLHDHKDRPGTVYILQGTITDHRNDVATDYGPGVGWPEDRNTTHWLENRGMVPAVEISVDIVRQE, encoded by the coding sequence ATGCACAACCAACAAGCAACACCAGAGACAAAAGGAGTTACTGTCCAACTTCTTAACACTGTTGATCTTGGCCCTGAGATTGAGGGTATGAATGGGCGACAACTTCGAATGCGGATGGTAACTATTGAGCCAGGCGGTGTTTTTGGCCCCTTACACGATCATAAAGACAGACCAGGTACGGTCTATATTCTTCAGGGAACGATTACCGATCATCGCAATGACGTAGCTACTGACTATGGACCAGGAGTTGGCTGGCCCGAAGATAGGAACACAACACACTGGCTTGAGAATAGAGGAATGGTTCCAGCGGTGGAAATTTCTGTCGACATAGTCAGACAAGAGTGA
- a CDS encoding diguanylate cyclase: MNLKHSLAGRTLRLAIFRISIVAIAASVISYSLNRANIEKAVRAQLILSTEQTIQRESLPFKEIRELEQNFLSDFKAIYADRSLHQKLIHDFELVFYRHEDGSYTQRHGLFEGQSLADGRRFTNMSATYAPENSPSDDTKTRFALSYLLSEKYGSVAKGRLFNFYGVVPEKGLTVYQAEDVAKVFTYSGPEALKFETYEFFHRGFSSEKHGTFLTRMYFDYSNVAWMTTVATQDAADISGQHRILACVDVLLDDLMKRLAHPSIQGAYSILFLADKSGTLMFHPKYLDEIKKTEGNASIKSLNLASDFPLLHEGLLLKPGHVVLIDTKDDIVALGRLPETSAILSIHYPRSLMQPAILQNLSIVAALGLITLLVEAFLIRSILQNQVARPLQQLIRATRHVGEPVPKGRYNLPIQSEDEIGVLARDFSRMSARVRHTYNRLESMVSERTVALEEANKKLMALSTTDGLTGIANRRRFDDVLAEEWNRALRSGSYLILVMFDVDWFKKFNDHYGHQRGDECLKAVAITAQEYSKRSGDLLARYGGEEFVFIITTMELADALSFADSLCKTIERMQIQHKLSPFGVITISAGVAGTVPQINETPSSLLERADSALYAAKNSGRNQAVLA; the protein is encoded by the coding sequence GTGAACTTGAAACACTCCCTTGCAGGTCGAACTCTTCGTTTAGCTATCTTTAGGATCAGCATCGTTGCTATTGCTGCCAGCGTTATTTCATATTCATTAAACCGTGCAAATATTGAAAAGGCAGTCCGTGCTCAACTTATACTTTCAACTGAACAAACCATTCAGCGGGAATCCCTACCATTCAAAGAGATTCGGGAGCTAGAGCAAAATTTTCTTTCCGATTTTAAAGCCATCTACGCCGATCGTTCACTCCATCAAAAATTAATCCATGATTTTGAGCTGGTTTTTTATCGTCATGAAGATGGATCGTATACGCAAAGACATGGGCTTTTTGAAGGTCAATCGCTGGCTGATGGTCGTCGATTTACTAACATGTCAGCAACATATGCCCCTGAAAACTCACCTTCTGATGATACAAAAACCCGCTTTGCGCTGTCCTACCTGCTTTCAGAAAAATATGGTTCTGTTGCTAAGGGGCGACTGTTTAATTTCTATGGTGTTGTGCCTGAAAAAGGATTAACGGTTTATCAGGCAGAAGATGTTGCTAAGGTTTTTACCTATAGTGGTCCTGAAGCATTAAAATTTGAGACCTATGAATTTTTCCACCGAGGGTTTTCATCTGAAAAACACGGTACATTTTTAACCAGAATGTATTTCGATTATTCCAACGTAGCCTGGATGACAACAGTGGCTACGCAGGATGCTGCTGATATATCAGGACAACATCGTATTCTTGCTTGTGTTGATGTGCTGCTAGATGACCTGATGAAACGGCTTGCACATCCCTCCATCCAAGGTGCCTACAGTATTTTATTTCTTGCCGATAAAAGTGGGACGTTAATGTTCCATCCTAAATACCTAGACGAAATTAAAAAAACTGAAGGTAACGCTTCGATTAAGTCACTAAATCTGGCATCAGATTTTCCTCTACTCCATGAAGGATTATTGCTAAAACCAGGTCACGTTGTATTAATTGATACTAAAGACGATATTGTTGCTTTAGGGCGACTTCCAGAAACCTCTGCAATTCTGAGTATTCATTACCCTAGAAGTCTTATGCAACCGGCTATTTTGCAGAATTTAAGCATTGTTGCCGCTCTTGGACTCATAACGCTTTTAGTTGAAGCTTTTTTAATTCGATCAATTCTGCAAAATCAGGTTGCACGTCCCCTACAGCAACTTATTCGTGCAACTCGTCATGTCGGCGAACCAGTGCCGAAAGGACGTTATAACCTACCAATACAATCTGAAGATGAAATTGGTGTTCTAGCGCGTGATTTCTCTCGCATGTCTGCTCGGGTAAGACATACCTACAATCGGCTTGAATCAATGGTTTCAGAGCGTACAGTTGCTCTGGAAGAAGCAAATAAGAAACTGATGGCTCTAAGCACGACAGATGGATTGACAGGTATTGCAAACCGGCGTCGATTTGACGATGTGTTAGCCGAAGAGTGGAACCGTGCCCTCAGAAGTGGTAGTTACTTAATACTGGTCATGTTCGATGTTGACTGGTTTAAAAAATTTAATGACCACTATGGGCATCAACGTGGTGACGAATGCCTCAAAGCTGTCGCTATAACGGCACAAGAATATTCCAAGAGATCAGGCGATTTACTGGCCCGTTATGGCGGCGAAGAATTTGTGTTTATCATTACAACAATGGAATTAGCTGATGCCTTATCATTCGCTGATTCATTGTGTAAAACTATAGAAAGAATGCAAATTCAGCATAAACTTTCACCTTTTGGTGTCATCACGATAAGTGCTGGCGTTGCCGGAACTGTACCGCAAATTAATGAAACCCCTTCGTCTTTATTAGAACGAGCAGATTCTGCTCTCTATGCGGCAAAAAATTCAGGGCGAAACCAAGCCGTGTTAGCCTAA
- a CDS encoding DMT family transporter encodes MANPLFFSCLMLATGIGIPIMAALSATLGSTYESPAFAACILFLVALLISVAFLFAVEAGLKTFPNNVNLPFYLAGAFVAFYVLSVTWVAPKFGVGNAVAFVLLGQLISMAAIDQFGLLGAPTHAITLPWFIGIIFMSIGVYLAVRRG; translated from the coding sequence ATGGCAAATCCACTTTTTTTCTCATGCCTCATGTTAGCTACCGGCATAGGCATCCCGATTATGGCCGCACTAAGCGCAACGTTGGGCTCTACATATGAAAGCCCAGCATTCGCCGCCTGCATCTTGTTTTTAGTAGCGTTGCTGATCTCGGTTGCTTTCCTTTTTGCAGTCGAAGCCGGTTTGAAAACATTTCCGAACAATGTAAATCTACCATTCTATTTAGCTGGTGCATTTGTAGCCTTTTATGTTCTCAGCGTCACCTGGGTTGCACCTAAATTCGGAGTCGGAAATGCAGTAGCTTTTGTGCTTCTAGGCCAGCTCATATCCATGGCAGCAATAGATCAATTCGGCTTATTGGGCGCACCAACACACGCAATAACATTGCCATGGTTTATTGGTATTATTTTTATGTCAATTGGTGTTTATTTAGCCGTACGCCGCGGGTAA
- the rpsA gene encoding 30S ribosomal protein S1 has product MTESFAQLFEESLQYLETRPGAIVKGTVVAIENGIVLVDAGLKSESAIPAEQFKNALGELEIALGDVVDVALDSVEDGFGETLLSREKAKRHEAWLQLEKAYEEQATVVGLINGKVKGGFTVELNGIRAFLPGSLVDVRPVRDTAHLEGKELEFKVIKLDQKRNNVVVSRRAVIETENSSERDSLLSTLQEGHEVKGIVKNLTDYGAFVDLGGVDGLLHITDMAWKRVKHPSEIVNVGDEITVKVLKFDRERTRVSLGLKQLGEDPWVAIAKRYPEGARLSGRVTNLTDYGCFVEIEEGVEGLVHVSEMDWTNKNIHPSKVVNVGDNVEVMVLDIDEERRRISLGLKQCKANPWQQFAETHAKGDRVSGKIKSITDFGIFIGLDGGIDGLVHLSDISWNATGEDAVREFKKGDEIDAVVLQVDPERERISLGVKQIEEDPFNKYLSDNKKGAIVKGKVTAVDSKGATIELEEGVEGYIRAADASRDRVEDASLVLSVGDEVEAKFMGVDRKNRTVSLSVRAKDEAEEKTAMDSVNQQEEAGFGNAMAEAFKAAKGE; this is encoded by the coding sequence ATGACTGAATCTTTTGCTCAACTTTTTGAAGAGTCTCTGCAATATCTGGAAACTCGTCCTGGCGCCATCGTTAAAGGTACTGTTGTTGCTATCGAAAACGGCATCGTACTGGTTGACGCTGGTCTGAAATCAGAATCTGCTATTCCTGCTGAACAGTTCAAAAATGCGCTGGGCGAGCTGGAAATCGCACTGGGTGACGTTGTTGACGTAGCTCTGGACTCTGTAGAAGACGGTTTCGGTGAGACTCTGCTGTCTCGTGAAAAAGCTAAACGTCACGAAGCATGGTTGCAGCTGGAAAAAGCATACGAAGAACAGGCAACTGTTGTTGGTCTGATCAACGGTAAAGTGAAAGGCGGTTTCACCGTAGAACTGAACGGTATCCGTGCATTCCTGCCAGGCTCATTGGTTGACGTTCGTCCAGTTCGTGACACTGCTCACCTGGAAGGCAAAGAACTTGAGTTTAAAGTGATCAAACTGGATCAGAAACGCAACAACGTTGTTGTTTCTCGTCGTGCTGTTATTGAAACTGAAAACTCTTCTGAGCGCGACAGCCTGCTGTCTACTCTGCAAGAAGGCCATGAAGTTAAAGGTATCGTTAAGAACCTGACTGACTACGGTGCATTCGTAGATCTGGGTGGTGTTGACGGCTTGCTGCACATCACTGACATGGCGTGGAAACGTGTTAAACACCCATCTGAAATCGTGAACGTTGGTGATGAAATCACCGTTAAAGTTCTGAAATTCGACCGTGAGCGCACTCGTGTGTCTCTGGGCCTGAAACAGCTGGGCGAAGATCCATGGGTAGCTATCGCTAAGCGTTACCCAGAAGGCGCTCGTCTGAGCGGCCGCGTGACTAACCTGACTGACTACGGTTGCTTCGTTGAAATCGAAGAAGGCGTTGAAGGTCTGGTACACGTATCTGAAATGGATTGGACTAACAAAAACATCCACCCATCTAAAGTTGTTAACGTGGGTGACAATGTTGAAGTTATGGTACTGGATATCGATGAAGAACGTCGTCGTATCTCTCTGGGCCTGAAACAATGTAAAGCTAATCCATGGCAGCAATTCGCAGAAACTCATGCGAAAGGCGATCGTGTAAGCGGTAAGATCAAATCTATCACTGATTTCGGTATCTTCATTGGTCTGGATGGTGGTATTGATGGTCTGGTTCACCTGTCTGACATTTCTTGGAACGCAACTGGCGAAGACGCTGTTCGTGAATTCAAGAAAGGCGACGAAATCGATGCAGTTGTTCTGCAGGTAGATCCAGAGCGTGAACGTATCTCTCTGGGTGTTAAACAGATCGAAGAAGATCCGTTCAACAAGTACCTGTCAGATAACAAAAAAGGTGCTATCGTTAAAGGTAAGGTAACTGCCGTTGACAGCAAAGGCGCTACCATTGAACTGGAAGAAGGTGTTGAAGGCTACATCCGTGCTGCTGATGCATCACGTGATCGCGTAGAAGACGCATCTTTGGTTCTGTCTGTTGGTGATGAAGTTGAAGCCAAATTCATGGGCGTTGACCGTAAAAACCGTACAGTAAGCCTGTCAGTTCGTGCTAAAGACGAAGCTGAAGAAAAAACAGCGATGGATAGCGTAAATCAGCAAGAAGAAGCTGGTTTCGGTAATGCTATGGCTGAAGCTTTCAAAGCAGCTAAAGGCGAATAA
- a CDS encoding IS256 family transposase, producing MPITDQILDQLLADCKSPEDLMGEQGLLRQLTKKLAERALEAEMEHHLGYPKNSPSGKNTDNSRNGKTAKTVRSVHGELELEIPRDRNSSFEPQLVKKGEKQLAGFDDRILSLYARGMSTRDIQAHFEEAYGVEVSPTFISQVTNAVLNEVKAWQQRPLSAVYPIVYLDCLVVRSRDSGVIQNKAVYLALGVNTEGEKELLGLWLAQNEGAKFWLGVMNELKNRGVTDIFIACCDGLKGFPEAIEAVYPKTQIQLCIVHQIRHSLKFVSWKERKAVAADLRTIYAAATDQEAEQALEQFALNWDSQHPQISQSWRNNWSRLSVFFDYPPEIRKVIYTTNAIESLNASLRQVTKTRRSFPNDDAIMKLLYLALHQIGKKWTMPIRDWKPAMKQFIIMYGDRLPL from the coding sequence ATGCCAATTACCGATCAAATCCTCGATCAACTTCTTGCCGATTGTAAATCCCCTGAAGACCTGATGGGGGAACAAGGTTTACTCCGCCAGTTGACTAAAAAGCTGGCTGAGCGTGCTTTAGAAGCCGAGATGGAACATCATCTTGGTTATCCCAAAAACTCGCCTTCAGGTAAAAATACCGATAATTCCCGCAATGGGAAAACGGCTAAAACCGTTCGCTCTGTTCATGGTGAACTTGAGCTGGAAATCCCCCGTGACCGGAATAGTTCTTTTGAACCTCAGTTGGTGAAAAAGGGCGAAAAGCAACTGGCTGGTTTCGATGACCGTATTCTCTCGCTTTATGCCAGAGGCATGTCTACCCGTGATATTCAGGCCCATTTTGAAGAAGCCTATGGCGTTGAGGTTTCCCCGACATTTATTTCACAAGTTACCAATGCCGTTCTAAATGAAGTCAAAGCCTGGCAGCAACGGCCACTCTCAGCGGTTTATCCGATTGTCTATCTTGACTGTTTAGTTGTTCGTAGCCGCGATTCAGGTGTCATACAAAACAAAGCCGTCTATCTGGCTCTGGGCGTGAACACCGAGGGCGAGAAAGAATTACTGGGGTTATGGCTGGCGCAAAATGAAGGCGCCAAGTTCTGGCTCGGCGTCATGAACGAACTTAAAAACCGTGGAGTTACCGATATATTCATTGCCTGCTGTGATGGTCTGAAAGGGTTTCCGGAGGCCATCGAAGCCGTCTATCCAAAGACGCAAATTCAGTTATGCATCGTCCATCAAATTCGTCATAGCCTGAAGTTTGTGAGCTGGAAAGAACGCAAAGCGGTAGCCGCTGATTTACGAACCATCTATGCAGCAGCCACCGATCAGGAGGCTGAGCAAGCGCTGGAACAATTTGCATTGAACTGGGACAGCCAGCATCCGCAAATCAGTCAATCATGGCGAAACAACTGGAGCCGGTTGAGTGTCTTCTTTGATTATCCGCCGGAGATCCGTAAAGTGATCTATACAACCAATGCGATTGAGTCACTAAATGCCAGCTTGCGGCAAGTGACGAAAACACGGCGCTCGTTCCCGAACGATGATGCGATCATGAAATTACTGTATCTGGCTTTACATCAGATAGGGAAGAAATGGACAATGCCGATAAGGGACTGGAAACCCGCCATGAAGCAATTCATTATCATGTATGGTGACCGTTTACCGCTGTAA
- a CDS encoding cupin domain-containing protein, producing the protein MTKNAPINAQQIPEYSAKSLYPEPFASMVKHRTRRKLGDYFGLTNFGINFTTLAPGSISALKHHHSKQDEFIYIISGTPTLVYGDNEFLMSPGDCFGFKANSGMAHQLLNRSSSDVTYIEVGDRLPADSVEYPYDDLALVQKNDGTWSVLHKDGSPY; encoded by the coding sequence ATGACTAAAAACGCCCCTATTAATGCGCAACAAATTCCAGAATACTCAGCAAAATCGCTCTATCCTGAACCTTTTGCATCGATGGTTAAACATCGCACGAGAAGAAAATTAGGCGACTATTTTGGCTTAACCAACTTTGGCATCAATTTTACGACTCTAGCGCCTGGTTCAATATCAGCGCTAAAACATCACCATTCCAAACAAGATGAGTTCATCTACATTATCTCAGGTACACCCACTTTAGTTTATGGAGATAATGAATTTCTCATGTCACCGGGAGATTGTTTTGGCTTTAAAGCAAACAGCGGTATGGCGCATCAACTGCTTAACCGATCATCTTCTGATGTAACTTATATTGAAGTCGGCGACAGACTTCCGGCCGACTCTGTTGAATATCCTTACGATGATCTGGCTTTAGTTCAAAAAAACGATGGTACATGGTCTGTTTTACATAAAGATGGTTCACCTTACTAA
- the rrtA gene encoding rhombosortase: protein MMIVQTSCFRFIRLLLAKENILFLLMAIFLLVILQIMQSYIIDLSFDRTSIAHYELWRLVSGGLVHANFYHLLLNILGLFCLLVLYDNQISVHTWCITSLTLVTIINCVLYLFWPSTEFYFGFSAALHGLFVWYSLIEWREKRVWFPLVVLLILIGKLSMDTMLTDSLSSQIIGMRVHWQSHWIGAVSGALLSFIYKRKAA, encoded by the coding sequence ATGATGATTGTGCAGACTTCATGTTTTCGTTTTATACGACTTCTTCTGGCTAAAGAGAATATTCTCTTTCTTCTTATGGCAATATTTTTATTGGTTATTCTCCAGATAATGCAATCATATATAATCGATTTGTCATTTGACCGAACATCAATCGCCCATTATGAACTATGGCGACTGGTCAGTGGCGGATTAGTCCACGCTAACTTTTATCATTTATTGCTTAATATTCTAGGCTTATTTTGTTTACTCGTTCTATATGATAATCAGATATCCGTACACACATGGTGCATAACCAGCCTAACCCTTGTGACAATTATCAATTGTGTATTGTATTTATTCTGGCCATCCACCGAGTTTTATTTTGGCTTTTCTGCAGCATTACATGGTTTGTTTGTATGGTATTCATTAATCGAATGGCGAGAAAAACGTGTATGGTTTCCTCTGGTTGTTCTTCTTATTTTAATAGGGAAACTCAGCATGGATACGATGTTAACCGATAGCTTAAGTAGTCAAATCATAGGAATGAGGGTGCATTGGCAATCGCATTGGATTGGTGCTGTATCAGGTGCTCTACTTTCATTTATTTATAAAAGAAAAGCCGCTTAA